In Candidatus Methylomirabilota bacterium, the DNA window ACAACGACTACGGCATGGACTGGGACGTCCACCGCGGCAAGATGTTCTGCGGCATTCCGGGCTTCGGCGTGCAGGATCAGGCGATACAGGAGAGTCAGGGGACCGTCGTCGATCGCACCCAGGAGCGTCTGGGCACGAGCGATGCTGCCATCATCCAGGTACGCAAGCGCCTGCTCGGCGCGGCCCGGGCTCTCTTCGAGCGGGGCACGCCGGCGCCCGGGCGCAATCCCGAGTCCTTCCTGGTGCGCTCGGCCTCGGTCCTCCTGCCGCCCGGCGCGAGCTGGGTGGACGGTGCCCTGCCGCGCATCGTGGTCAAGCCGGGCGCGCAGCTCACCCTCGCCTGAGCGCCTCTCCCAGCACACCCATGGCGGTGCGGATGGCCGGTCGGGTTGCCCTGATCACCGGCGGAGGAGGCGGGATCGGCGAGGCGACCGGGCGCCTCTTCCTGGAGGAAGGCGCCGCCGTCGTCCTCGTAGACACCGACAAGGTGGCCGTGGAGACAGCCGCAGCCGGGATGACCAAGGCGGTGCCCGGCGCCCGCGTGCTCGCGCTGGTCGCCGATCTCACCTCCGAGTCCGAGGCCCGGCGCGCCATCGACGATTCCCTGGCTCGCTTCGAAGCCCTGCACACGCTGGTCAATGTCGCCGGCGTTCGCGTCTATCGGCCTCTGGCCGAGGCTGACGCGACGGGCTGGGAGTTCATCATCGGCGTGAACGTGCTCGCCACCGCGTATTGCTGCAAGGCCGCCCTGCCCGCCCTGCGCGCCACGGGGCGGGGGACCATCGTCAACGTCTCCTCCGTGTACGGCGTCATGGGACGCGCGGGCATGGGCCAGTACGACACGACCAAGGCCGCCGTGCTCGGCTTCACGCGCGCCCTCGCCGTCGAGGAAGCGCCCCACGGCATCCGCGTCAATGCCGTCTGTCCGGGCGGAACCATCACGCCCTATCACGTCCGCCGCGCGGCGGGCCGGGGAGTCTCCGAGGCCGAGCTGCGCGC includes these proteins:
- a CDS encoding SDR family oxidoreductase, producing MAGRVALITGGGGGIGEATGRLFLEEGAAVVLVDTDKVAVETAAAGMTKAVPGARVLALVADLTSESEARRAIDDSLARFEALHTLVNVAGVRVYRPLAEADATGWEFIIGVNVLATAYCCKAALPALRATGRGTIVNVSSVYGVMGRAGMGQYDTTKAAVLGFTRALAVEEAPHGIRVNAVCPGGTITPYHVRRAAGRGVSEAELRAQRSQDNLLGRWAEPREIAFPILFLASDESSFITGATLMVDAGKSIFS